The Streptomyces venezuelae genomic interval TCGACATCGCGCGCGCGGTGAAGGAACGCGTCCCCGGCATGCACGTGCACGCCTTCTCCCCGATGGAGGTCGTCAACGGTGCCACCCGCACCGGCCTCTCCATCCGCGAGTGGCTGACGGCCGCCAAGGAGGCCGGGCTGGACTCCATCCCCGGCACCGCCGCCGAGATCCTCGACGACGAGGTCCGCTGGGTCCTCACCAAGGGCAAGCTGCCCACCGCCACCTGGATCGAGGTCATCACGACCGCCCACGAACTGGGCATCCGGTCCTCCTCCACGATGATGTACGGGCACGTCGACCAGCCCCGCCACTGGCTCGGCCACTTCCGCACCCTCTCCCGCATCCAGCAGGAGACGGGTGGTTTCACCGAGTTCGTGACGCTCCCCTTCATCCACACCAACGCGCCCGTCTACCTCGCGGGCATCGCCCGCCCCGGCCCGACCGCCCGCGACAACCGCGCGGTCATCGCCATGGCCCGGCTCCTCCTCCACCCGCACATCCCCAACATCCAGACCAGCTGGGTGAAGCTGGGCACCGAGGGCGCCGCCGAGATGCTCCGCTCGGGCGCCAACGACCTGGGCGGCACGCTGATGGAGGAGACCATCTCCCGGATGGCCGGGTCGAGCTACGGCTCGTACCGCTCCATCCGCGACCTGGTCGCCATCGCGGACGCGGCGGGCCGCCCCGCGAAGCCCCGCACGACCCTCTACGGGGAGGTTCCGGAGGAGCGGCAGCGCACGGCGACCGCCTCCGACGGCCACCTCCCGGAACTCCTCCCGCTCGTCCAGGAGTGAGGGGATGATGCGTCCATGACGCAGATCATCAAGGGGGGAAACCTCCCGCTCAGCGGCGAGCCCATGCGCGTCGCCGTCGTCCGCCGGGCCGGCGGGCCGGGAGAGCCGCAGGTCGACGCGGCGGCGCTGCTCGTCGCCGCCGACGGCACGGTGCGGGGCACGGAGGACCTGGTCTTCTACAACCAGCCGGAACACGCGGGGAGCGGGGTCCGTCTTTCGGGCTCCGCCCACCGCGAGGGCGGGGTCCTCGCGGACTGGCTGGAGATCGACCCCGGGCGCGTGGAGCCGTCCGTGGACAGGATCGTGGTCGCGGCCTCCTGCGACGACGCCACCTTCGGGGAGGTCACCGGCCTGTACCTGCGGGCGGTGAGCGCGACGACCGGGGAGCAGCTGGCCCTGTACGCGGTCGAGGACGCGACGACGGAGACGGCGATCCTGCTGGCCGAGTTCTACCGCCGGGGCGGCGGGTGGAAGTTCCGTGCGGTGGGGCAGGGGTACGACTCCGGACTGCCGGGGCTGGCCAAGGACTTCGGGTTCCTGGTGCCAGAGGTGCCGGAGGTGCCGGAGACGCCGGGAGCTCCGGAAGCTCCGGAAGCGCTGGACATTCCGGAGGTGCCGCAAGCCCCGGAGGTGCCGGAAGCCCCGGAGGAGAGTGCGGTGCCGGCTCCCGCGCCCCTCGCCACCGGGGGCGTCCGCCCGGCGCACGGGAACCCATGGCTCTCCGTACCGTCGCATTTCCTGCCGCCCCTGGGCGTGCCGTTGGCACGGTGCAACGACCTTCCCGCGCAGATGGGCCCCGAGTTCGCGCCCGTCGAGTTCTCGGGCCGCGGAAAGGAGGACGTCGAGCCCGACTTCGTCCTCCCCAAGGGCTTCGTGGCCGTCGACGTGCTGAAGGAGGGCGCCGGGTACATCGAGGTCGTCACGCTCACCATCCGCGGGCGCCGATGGCGGCAGGTCATGAGCAGCAGACTTCCGGATCTGCACGGGGTGGGCGTCTTCGCGCACGACGGCCAGTCACCGCTGCGGCTGAGGGTCGACGCGGAGAGACAGGCCGCGTGGACGATCAGGCTCCGGCCGGTGTCGACGCTGCGTTCCTTCGAGGGCGCCGGCCCTGTGGAGGGGTACGGGCCGGAGGTCCTGGCCCACACCGGTGACGAGACCGACGTCGCGTACCGGTTCCAGGGCGACAAGGACAAGGAGGGGTACTTCAGCGTGGAGGCCCACCGGCGCGGCGGGCACTGGGAGTACGCGTTCGGCAGGCGGCACCGGGGGCGCGGCAGCGGTGCGGTTCCCCGGGGCCCTCGACTGCTGGTGGTCGAGGCCACCGGCGGCTGGTCGATGGAGGCCCGGGAGCCGAGGTTCGCGGGCTTCTGGACCCGCCGCTGAGGCCCGTCCCGGGTGTTACCCGACCAGCAGTGCGGCGGCGAGCGCCGCGGTCGAGAGGGTCTTGACTCGTGTCACGGGGTTCATGCCGTGGATCGTTCGAGGAACGACCAGACCTCGGGTGAACTGCGGTCAAAAGCGGACTGACGGACGTCCGATCACATAACGTTCCGCGCCCCGAACGGACTTACCCGGTCGATTACAGTGCGGCGAGGAACCGTCAGCGAACCGCCGACCGGGGGAGGGCACGTCGTGGCCACGACAGCCGCAGCCGTGTGGGGCCGCGCCGAGCAGCAGGACTTCCGGGCCCGGGTGCGGGGCTGCCTTCTCGGCGGAGCCGTCGGCGACGCGCTCGGGGCGGGGGCCGACGGCCTCACCCTCGCGGAGACGCGGGAGGCCCACGGACCTGACGGACTGACCGAGCCCGTGCCCGCCCACGGCCGGCGCGGTGCCGTCACCGCCGCCACCCAGATGAGCCTCTTCACCGTCGACGGACTCATCCGCTCGCACGTCCGCCGCGACACCGGCGCCTGGCACCCGCCGACCGACGTCCACCGGGCGCACCTCCGCTGGGCCGCCACCCAGCGCGACTGGGGCCCCGACGAGCGCCGCAAGGACAACGGCTGGCTCGCCCGCGAGGAGTGGCTCTACGCCCGCCGCAACCCCTCCCGCGCCTGCCTCACCGGCCTCGGCGACGAGCTCCTCGGCACCCTCGACAAACCCAAGAACCCCGAGGCCGCCGACTCCGGCGCACTCGTCCGCTCGGCGCCCTTCGGGCTGCTCGTCGGCTGGGAGCCGCAGCTCGTCTGCCAGCTCGCGGTGGAGTGCGCCGCGCAGACGCACGGCGCCCCGGCGGCCACCCTCGCGGCGGGCGCCCTCGCCGTCACGGTGCACGGACTCGCCCGCGGCGGCTCCGTCGAGGCGGCGGTGACCCGGGCCGTGGAGCTGCTCGCGGAGCGCCCCGGCCACGAGCCGGTCTCCGAGGCTCTCGCCACGGCCCTCGGAGCCGTACGGGAAGGGGCGCCGGACGCGGAGCGGGTGGCGGCTCTCGGGGCGGACGAGGACCGGGCCGAGGGGCAGCTGGCGGCGGCGGTCTACTGCGCCCTGGTCGGCGAGGACGTCCGGCACGGGCTGCGGCTGGCCGTGAACCACGACGGGCCCTCGTCGGTCACGGGCGCGCTCACCGGCGCGCTGCTCGGCGCCCTGCACGGCGAGACGGCCCTCCCGCCGGCCTGGCTGGCCGAACTGGAGGGCCGTGCGACCGTCCTTGAGCTGGCGGACGACTTCTCGATGGAGATGACCCAGGGCGCCGCCCTGCACTCCGCCACCGAGGCCTCGCCGGGCTGGCTGGCGCGCTACCCGAGGGGCTGATCGGTCCGGGCGCCGCCCTGGGAGGGAATCCCGGCGGCCCCGGCCCCGTCCTCGTCCGGGTCCGTGCCGATCCGGTCCAGGAGCGCGTCCCGCTCCGGGGTGTCCTCCGGCCGGACGAAGCCGATGAGGACGTACAGGACGAGGGAGGTGGCGAGCGGCGAGACGATCTGGATCTGGAGCTCGACGCCGTCGAGGCCGTAGTTGGTCAGCCAGAAGACGAAGAGCCCGGCCGCCCAGGAGACGAGCGCCGCCGTCGGTCCCGACTTCCGGAAGGTCTTCAGCAGGCCCAGCATGAACGGGATCGCGATCGGCCCCATCAGGCCGGCCACCCACTTGATGACGACGGTGATGATGTCCTTGAAGGTGGGGGAGTTGACCTGGGTGGCGACCGCCATCGACAGTGCGAGGAAGGCGATCGTCGACCAGCGCGCGGCGAGCAGCCCGGCCCGCTGCGTCCAGCTCCGTGCCGCCTTGCTGAGGACGGGGGCGATGTCCCGGGTGAAGACGGCCGCGATGGCGTTGGCGTCGGAGGAGCACATGGCCATCGTGTGGGAGAAGAAGCCGACGATGACCAGGCCGAGCAGTCCGTGCGGGAGCAGCTGCTCGGTCATCAGGGCGTAGCTGTCGGAGGCGTCGGGCTTCTTCGGGTCGACGAGCAGCGGCGCGACCCACATGGGGAAGAAGAGGACGAGCGGCCAGACGAACCACAGGACGGCGGAGAGCCGGCCGGAGCGGGTGGCCTCGCGGGCGCTGGGCGTGGCCATGTAGCGCTGGGCCTGGTTCCACATGCCGCCGCTGTACTCGAAGGTCTTGATGAAGAGGTAGGCGAGGAGGAAGGTCAGCGTGTACGGGCCGGCGGTGGGCGCCGTGTGCCCCTGGAGCTCGGGCCGGTCCCAGACGTCCCAGAGCGCGCTGACCCCGCCGAGCTCGGCGAGGACGGCGACGAGCATGGCGATGCCGGCGAAGAACTGGATGATGAACTGGCCGAGTTCGGTGAGCGCGTCGGCCCACAGGCCGCCGACCGTGCAGTAGATGCCGGTGATCACACCGGTGATGAGGATGCCCTCGTTGAGGGAGATCCCGGTGAAGACGGAGAGCAGGGTGGCGATGGCGGCCCACTTGGCGCCGACGTCGACGATCTTCAGCAGGACGCCGGACCAGGCGAGCGCCTGCTGGGTGGGGAGGTTGTACCGGTTCTTCAGGTACTCCAGCGGGGAGGCCACGTGGAGCCGGGAGCGCAGCCGGTTGAGGCGGGGGGCGAAGAGGTGGGCGCCGATCGCGATGCCGATCGCGATGGGGAAGGACCAGGTGACGTACGAGGTGACGCCGTAGGTGTACGCGATGCCGGCGTAGCCGGTGAACATCACGGCGCTGTAGCCGGACATGTGGTGCGAGATGCCGGAGAGCCACCAGGGCATCCTGCCGCCGGCGGTGAAGAAGTCGGAGACGTTGTCCACGCGCTTGTGGGACCAGACGCCGATCGCGACCATCACGCCGAAGTAGCCGATGAGCACGGCCCAGTCGAGACTGTTCATTGAGCCCCCTCCAAGGGGTCCGGTCCGCCTTGTGAACGCCGTTCATCGTGTGGCGCGCGACAAGGCTGGGACAATGCAATGGAGGGTCAAGGGACAGTAAAATCGTTCTGTTTACTGACCCTTGTTCACGTCCATGAACTTGTGGAGGGGGCTCGGCCGGGCGTCAGCGCATCAGCTCCCCGGCGTTGACCAGCAGGGACTGACCCGTGATGGCCCGCGCGCGGTCCGAGGCGAGGAAGGCCGCCGCCTCCGCCACGTCCCCGTCGGTCGCCAGCTCCGGCAGTGCCATCCGCTCGGTCAGCCGGGCCAGGACCTCCGCCTCCGGCACCCCCTCGGAGTCCGCGGCGAACCGTACGTACGCCTGCACCGGCGGCCCCCACATCCAGCCGGGGAGCACGGTGTTGACCCGGATCCGGTGCGGCCCGAGCTCGTGCGCCAGTGAGTACATCGCCGAGGTCAGCGCCCCCTTCGAGGCCGCGTACGCCGCCTGCCGCACCTGCGTGGGCGCGGCGATCGCCGACTGCGTACCGATGAGGACCACCGAGCCGCCGCGTTCCTTGAGCGCCGGCAGGCAGGCGCGGGTCATCCGCAGCGTACCGAGGAGATTGACGTCGAGGACGGACTGCCAGGTCGCGAAGTCGGCATCCTCCAGGCCCCCGAAGTAGGAGTCCCAGGCGGCGACATGGACGACCGCGTCGACCCCGCCGAAGCGCTCGACGGCGAGCCCGGCGAGGGCCGCGCACTGCTCCTCGTCGGTGATGTCCGTGGCCCGGTAGGCGGTACGGCGCCCCTCCGGGTCGATCTCGGCGGCGGACTTGGCGAGGTTCGCCTCGGTGCGGGCGCCGAGGACGGCGTTGCCGCCGTCCCGCACCACCGTCCCGGCGATCCGATGACCGAGTCCGGCCCCGACACCCGACACGACGACCGTCTTCCCCTGGAGCAGCATCCGGACCCTCCTCGACCCTGGCCAAGCATCTGACGGTCCGTCAGAGTAGGTCTCCGTCACCGAGTTGGGAAGGGGTACGAAAGTGAGCGAGGAGACCCGCAGCGAGACGTACGCGGAACTGGCCTCCGTCGGCCCGTACGGCGTGCGCCCCGGCCACGCCCTGATCACCATGGTCGAACCGCACCCGGGCCATGAGTACGCGTACAACCGCTGGTACGAGGACGACCACTACTACGCCGGCGCCATGGCCATGCCCTGGATGTACGCGGGCCGCCGCTGGGTCGCCACCCGGGAGCTCCAGGAGCTGCGCCGCCCGGAGAAGTCCGCCGTCGCCCAGCCCGTCACCGCGGGCTGCTACCTCTCCACGTACTGGATCACCGACGGCCGCTACGACGAGCACATGAAGTGGACCGTCGCCATCAACAAGCGGCTCAACCGCGACGCCCGCGTCCACCAGGACCGCACCCACGTCTTCACGGCCTTCCAGGACCACGAGGCGACCGTGTACCGCGACGGGGCGGGCGGTCCGCGCGACTTCCACGCCCTCGACCACCCCTACGCCGGGCTGATCCTCCAGGTCGTCGACGCCGAGGGGCCCGGGGCGCGGGCGGAGCTGCTCGAACGGCTGCGCTCGCGGGAGCTGCCCGCGCGGCTGGCCGGCTCACCGGCGGCGATGGTGACGGTCTTCCGTCCGACCCCGCTGCCCGGCGACCGCATGACGTACGTGAAGCAGGTGGAGGGCGTCGACACCCGGCTGACCCTGCTCTGGTTCCTGGAGCGGGACCCGCGCGACTGCTGGGTGGAGCACTTCGCGGATCTGGAGACCCTCGGGGGCACCGAGGGCCGGGTGGAGCTGGTGGCGCCGTTCGTTCCGACGGTGCCGGGCACGGACCGGTACGTGGACGAACTGCGCTGAGGAAATAGCCGAGCCCCCTCGGCCAGGACGGCGGACTAGACGAGAGGGCTCTTCGGGTACCGCAGCGAAGGCGGGAGCATCGGAGCTCAGAGGGCCCCGTTGCTCACCTCGCCGACGAACGCGTTCCACGAGCCCGGTCCGAAAGAGAGGGACGGGCCTTCGGGAGCCTTGGAGTCACGCACCGCGATGGACGCCACGACGGGGGACTTCACTTCGACGCAGGCGCCGTTCCCACCGGAGTAGGAAGACTTCGTCCACGTGTCCGTAGCACCCTGAAAAATCGCCATTATGCTCAACTCCGGTTCTGCCCAGTGGGGGTGTCCTGCCGACGTTCTTGCCGGCGTGATCGACGCTACTCGCCGGCCCCGCCCTGCGGGACCGGCGTTCACCCGACCGGGTGGCATATTCCAACTGCGCTTCCGTGGGAGCGATCACGCGGTGTACGGTGCCTGG includes:
- a CDS encoding DUF397 domain-containing protein — encoded protein: MAIFQGATDTWTKSSYSGGNGACVEVKSPVVASIAVRDSKAPEGPSLSFGPGSWNAFVGEVSNGAL
- a CDS encoding SDR family oxidoreductase; translated protein: MLLQGKTVVVSGVGAGLGHRIAGTVVRDGGNAVLGARTEANLAKSAAEIDPEGRRTAYRATDITDEEQCAALAGLAVERFGGVDAVVHVAAWDSYFGGLEDADFATWQSVLDVNLLGTLRMTRACLPALKERGGSVVLIGTQSAIAAPTQVRQAAYAASKGALTSAMYSLAHELGPHRIRVNTVLPGWMWGPPVQAYVRFAADSEGVPEAEVLARLTERMALPELATDGDVAEAAAFLASDRARAITGQSLLVNAGELMR
- a CDS encoding TerD family protein, whose protein sequence is MTQIIKGGNLPLSGEPMRVAVVRRAGGPGEPQVDAAALLVAADGTVRGTEDLVFYNQPEHAGSGVRLSGSAHREGGVLADWLEIDPGRVEPSVDRIVVAASCDDATFGEVTGLYLRAVSATTGEQLALYAVEDATTETAILLAEFYRRGGGWKFRAVGQGYDSGLPGLAKDFGFLVPEVPEVPETPGAPEAPEALDIPEVPQAPEVPEAPEESAVPAPAPLATGGVRPAHGNPWLSVPSHFLPPLGVPLARCNDLPAQMGPEFAPVEFSGRGKEDVEPDFVLPKGFVAVDVLKEGAGYIEVVTLTIRGRRWRQVMSSRLPDLHGVGVFAHDGQSPLRLRVDAERQAAWTIRLRPVSTLRSFEGAGPVEGYGPEVLAHTGDETDVAYRFQGDKDKEGYFSVEAHRRGGHWEYAFGRRHRGRGSGAVPRGPRLLVVEATGGWSMEAREPRFAGFWTRR
- a CDS encoding sodium:solute symporter family protein, encoding MNSLDWAVLIGYFGVMVAIGVWSHKRVDNVSDFFTAGGRMPWWLSGISHHMSGYSAVMFTGYAGIAYTYGVTSYVTWSFPIAIGIAIGAHLFAPRLNRLRSRLHVASPLEYLKNRYNLPTQQALAWSGVLLKIVDVGAKWAAIATLLSVFTGISLNEGILITGVITGIYCTVGGLWADALTELGQFIIQFFAGIAMLVAVLAELGGVSALWDVWDRPELQGHTAPTAGPYTLTFLLAYLFIKTFEYSGGMWNQAQRYMATPSAREATRSGRLSAVLWFVWPLVLFFPMWVAPLLVDPKKPDASDSYALMTEQLLPHGLLGLVIVGFFSHTMAMCSSDANAIAAVFTRDIAPVLSKAARSWTQRAGLLAARWSTIAFLALSMAVATQVNSPTFKDIITVVIKWVAGLMGPIAIPFMLGLLKTFRKSGPTAALVSWAAGLFVFWLTNYGLDGVELQIQIVSPLATSLVLYVLIGFVRPEDTPERDALLDRIGTDPDEDGAGAAGIPSQGGARTDQPLG
- a CDS encoding ADP-ribosylglycohydrolase family protein, which codes for MATTAAAVWGRAEQQDFRARVRGCLLGGAVGDALGAGADGLTLAETREAHGPDGLTEPVPAHGRRGAVTAATQMSLFTVDGLIRSHVRRDTGAWHPPTDVHRAHLRWAATQRDWGPDERRKDNGWLAREEWLYARRNPSRACLTGLGDELLGTLDKPKNPEAADSGALVRSAPFGLLVGWEPQLVCQLAVECAAQTHGAPAATLAAGALAVTVHGLARGGSVEAAVTRAVELLAERPGHEPVSEALATALGAVREGAPDAERVAALGADEDRAEGQLAAAVYCALVGEDVRHGLRLAVNHDGPSSVTGALTGALLGALHGETALPPAWLAELEGRATVLELADDFSMEMTQGAALHSATEASPGWLARYPRG